The Actinomycetota bacterium genome window below encodes:
- a CDS encoding (2Fe-2S)-binding protein: MQTGTIPISFTVNGRRCSLEVAPHHTLLDVLRDQLELTGTKECCTEGECGACTVLVDGRSVNSCLMLAAEAHGAEIMTVEGLATDGRLAPLQEAFLDEGAPQCGFCIPGQLMSAHALLNQNPHPVLEDVREALAGNLCRCAGYVQITKAVLAAAEKGDR; the protein is encoded by the coding sequence ATGCAGACAGGGACCATTCCGATCTCCTTCACCGTCAATGGCAGGCGATGCTCGCTGGAGGTGGCGCCCCACCACACGCTCCTGGATGTCCTTCGTGACCAGTTGGAGCTCACCGGCACGAAAGAGTGCTGTACGGAAGGCGAGTGTGGCGCCTGCACGGTGCTCGTCGACGGTCGTTCGGTCAACTCCTGCCTCATGCTGGCCGCAGAAGCGCACGGAGCCGAGATCATGACGGTCGAGGGTCTCGCAACCGACGGCCGGCTCGCTCCGCTGCAGGAGGCGTTCCTCGACGAGGGTGCCCCGCAGTGTGGATTCTGCATTCCCGGCCAGTTGATGTCGGCCCACGCCCTGCTGAACCAGAATCCTCACCCCGTCCTCGAGGATGTCCGCGAGGCCCTGGCGGGCAACCTCTGTCGATGCGCGGGATACGTGCAGATCACCAAGGCGGTGCTCGCCGCCGCCGAAAAGGGGGACCGATGA
- a CDS encoding PEP-utilizing protein, producing the protein MADESKIVKQFLGDEDFPIDWDNEGEKGLFWVYDDLHCPQPLSPMYFDIGGWWLTCDHMFRRFGTPFASDWIAKNVNGYLYTAAVPADPDFKVEAMEYGNVYYPRVPKDDPEYASKIGAYLGAVLPTYGQNFADWWRDRLVPEMRRNFDYLEDRIDRWEEIPLMEWATILEDAMDIHDRHWKIHWMLNFAQLSATLNLQAVMEEVRGEADPVLLGRLQNSAEDRNWDSIGALWKMKEEIKGDAELSEMFAKDTGTEVLEALEASERGRTFIAERLKPYQREFGWHAVWSHEFIFATRFERAQPVLEVIKGYLETDYDYPSTVKHLAEDIAAASAEMLEGLEGEALEKMRVANEINLKMAPLTPDHHFYIDQGSNAHVRLVLVCIGRHLVKMGVLDEPDDVIYLKYNELRYFMGDPENFDARGIIAKRKAEREAAYAVRPKDWIGTATESQLEFPYLGLWGFPDRLYMEQPEAEDQIAGLAASPGVYQGTAKVVLSVDEFDLVNKGDILVCQMTNPAWVTLFTKISGLVTDAGGLTSHPAVLAREFGIPAVIGTSVATEKIRTGDRLRVNGSTGVVEILSEGDKEGDVIGSDLFRT; encoded by the coding sequence ATGGCAGACGAGAGCAAGATCGTAAAACAGTTCCTTGGCGACGAGGACTTCCCGATCGATTGGGACAACGAGGGGGAGAAGGGTCTCTTCTGGGTCTACGACGACCTGCACTGCCCGCAGCCGTTGTCCCCGATGTACTTCGACATCGGAGGATGGTGGCTGACCTGCGACCACATGTTCCGCAGATTCGGCACACCCTTCGCTTCCGACTGGATCGCCAAGAACGTCAACGGGTATCTCTACACCGCCGCGGTACCGGCCGATCCGGACTTCAAGGTCGAAGCGATGGAATACGGCAACGTGTACTACCCGCGGGTTCCCAAGGACGATCCGGAATACGCTTCCAAGATCGGCGCCTATCTGGGTGCGGTCCTGCCGACATATGGACAGAATTTCGCCGATTGGTGGCGGGACCGGTTGGTGCCCGAGATGCGCAGGAACTTCGACTATCTGGAGGATCGCATCGATCGCTGGGAGGAGATCCCACTCATGGAGTGGGCGACCATCCTCGAAGATGCGATGGACATCCACGACCGTCACTGGAAGATCCACTGGATGCTGAACTTCGCTCAGCTCTCGGCCACGCTCAACCTTCAGGCCGTCATGGAGGAGGTACGGGGCGAGGCGGATCCGGTGCTCCTGGGCCGGTTGCAGAACTCCGCCGAGGACCGCAACTGGGACTCGATCGGGGCGTTGTGGAAGATGAAGGAGGAGATCAAGGGCGACGCCGAGTTGTCGGAGATGTTCGCCAAGGACACCGGGACGGAGGTGCTCGAAGCCCTCGAGGCATCCGAGCGGGGCCGCACGTTCATCGCAGAGCGGCTCAAGCCGTATCAGCGTGAGTTCGGTTGGCACGCCGTGTGGAGTCACGAGTTCATCTTCGCCACCCGGTTCGAGAGGGCCCAGCCGGTGCTCGAAGTCATCAAGGGCTATCTCGAGACCGACTACGACTACCCGTCCACGGTGAAGCACCTCGCGGAGGATATCGCCGCGGCCTCGGCCGAGATGCTCGAGGGTCTCGAAGGTGAGGCGCTCGAGAAGATGCGAGTGGCCAACGAGATCAACCTGAAGATGGCTCCGCTGACGCCGGACCATCATTTCTACATCGACCAGGGCAGCAACGCCCACGTGCGGCTGGTCCTGGTGTGCATCGGCCGGCATCTGGTGAAGATGGGGGTTCTCGACGAGCCGGACGACGTGATCTACCTGAAGTACAACGAGCTGCGGTACTTCATGGGCGATCCGGAGAACTTCGATGCGCGCGGCATCATTGCCAAGCGAAAGGCCGAGCGAGAGGCCGCCTACGCGGTCCGGCCGAAGGACTGGATCGGCACGGCGACCGAGTCCCAGCTCGAGTTCCCCTACCTGGGCCTCTGGGGATTCCCGGATCGGCTCTACATGGAGCAGCCGGAGGCCGAAGATCAGATCGCGGGTCTGGCCGCCTCGCCGGGTGTGTACCAGGGAACCGCCAAGGTTGTGCTCAGCGTCGACGAGTTCGACCTGGTCAACAAGGGCGACATCCTGGTGTGTCAGATGACCAACCCGGCCTGGGTGACGCTGTTCACCAAGATCAGTGGCCTGGTGACCGACGCGGGTGGTCTCACGTCACACCCGGCCGTGCTTGCCCGTGAGTTTGGAATCCCGGCAGTGATCGGGACCTCGGTGGCGACGGAAAAGATCAGAACGGGCGACCGCCTCCGGGTCAACGGTTCGACTGGCGTCGTGGAGATCCTCTCCGAGGGAGACAAGGAGGGAGACGTTATCGGGTCTGACCTATTCAGGACATGA
- a CDS encoding xanthine dehydrogenase family protein subunit M, giving the protein MMQAFGYARPHSLSETLSLLSEHGSQARVLAGGTDLIVGMRSGKLSARMVIDLKRVGELQPAITEQDGAVRIGATVVLTDVIEDERVKDAFPALIEAVSVVGSVQIRNRATLAGNICNASPGADTVPALMIYDAVVNVVSESGERRVPLVRFFVGPGQTVLGPGEIVTSIDLPIPDRPVGAAFERIARRRGMDLSAVNVGCLVAGDGVTRFAYGAVGPTAFAVEDRSGRLADPDLGEEEKEHLLSDLAAQARPISDLRASREYRQAMLPVLSKRALAAALGRLTGWL; this is encoded by the coding sequence ATGATGCAGGCCTTCGGATACGCGCGGCCGCACAGCCTGTCGGAGACTCTGAGCCTGCTGAGCGAACACGGCTCGCAGGCCCGCGTCCTCGCCGGCGGAACCGACCTGATCGTCGGTATGCGGTCCGGGAAACTGTCGGCGCGCATGGTCATCGATCTCAAGCGGGTCGGTGAGCTGCAGCCGGCGATCACCGAGCAGGATGGTGCCGTGCGGATCGGCGCAACGGTCGTGCTCACCGACGTGATCGAAGACGAACGCGTCAAGGATGCCTTCCCCGCCTTGATCGAGGCGGTGTCGGTGGTCGGATCGGTCCAGATTCGCAACCGAGCGACACTTGCCGGGAACATCTGCAACGCATCGCCCGGCGCGGACACGGTCCCCGCCCTGATGATCTACGACGCGGTCGTGAACGTGGTGAGCGAGTCGGGTGAGCGTCGGGTCCCACTCGTCCGGTTCTTCGTCGGGCCGGGGCAGACGGTGCTCGGCCCGGGCGAGATCGTCACGTCGATCGATCTGCCGATTCCCGACCGGCCCGTCGGGGCCGCATTCGAGCGGATCGCCCGCCGGAGGGGGATGGACCTGTCCGCAGTCAATGTCGGCTGTCTGGTCGCAGGAGATGGCGTCACCCGTTTCGCCTACGGCGCCGTCGGCCCGACGGCCTTCGCCGTCGAGGATCGGAGCGGCCGTCTGGCAGACCCCGACTTGGGCGAGGAAGAGAAGGAGCACCTCTTGAGCGATCTCGCTGCGCAGGCCCGTCCCATATCCGACCTGCGGGCAAGCCGCGAGTACCGCCAGGCGATGCTGCCGGTGCTCAGCAAACGGGCACTTGCGGCCGCTCTTGGACGGCTGACGGGATGGTTGTGA
- a CDS encoding GntR family transcriptional regulator, whose product MSAPTGHHPDPVERNVLSAQVKDRILQQILEGELAPGSRIVETRIARELGTSQAPVREALRDLATLGLVDMEPYRGARVRRPTKVELVEAMEVRAELEALAARRAATRVDDGVLADLRALIDEMQRFADVGDTHAHALNNTEFHATVVRASGNRTLERTWSMLEPYARTYVTAMAPGTDLTWLTQRHVGIVEALEARDPERAAEAMRVHAREAQELILAMDESMFGKKTSGAEGDD is encoded by the coding sequence ATGAGTGCTCCAACCGGGCATCATCCGGATCCTGTGGAGCGCAACGTACTGAGTGCGCAGGTGAAGGACCGGATCTTGCAGCAGATCCTCGAAGGTGAGCTGGCACCCGGGTCTCGTATCGTCGAGACCCGGATTGCCCGCGAGCTCGGAACGAGCCAGGCCCCGGTGCGCGAGGCGCTCCGGGACCTGGCGACGCTCGGCCTCGTGGACATGGAGCCCTATCGCGGGGCTCGTGTCCGGCGGCCGACGAAGGTCGAGCTCGTGGAAGCGATGGAGGTGCGCGCAGAGTTGGAGGCACTCGCCGCCAGACGGGCCGCCACCCGTGTCGACGACGGCGTGTTGGCGGATCTCCGAGCATTGATCGACGAGATGCAGCGCTTCGCAGACGTCGGGGACACGCATGCCCATGCGTTGAACAACACCGAATTCCACGCGACCGTGGTGCGAGCATCCGGCAACAGGACCCTGGAGCGGACATGGTCGATGCTGGAGCCGTACGCTCGCACCTACGTCACCGCCATGGCCCCCGGAACCGACCTGACATGGCTCACGCAGCGCCATGTCGGCATCGTCGAGGCGCTCGAAGCTCGAGATCCCGAGCGAGCAGCCGAGGCCATGCGGGTCCATGCCCGTGAGGCCCAGGAACTGATCCTGGCCATGGATGAATCGATGTTCGGCAAGAAGACCTCCGGCGCCGAGGGGGATGATTGA
- a CDS encoding phosphoenolpyruvate hydrolase family protein, with protein MTGQEALAKLRKTLDGGGVIIGAGAGTGISAKCAEAGGTDLIIIYNSGRYRMAGRGSLAGLMPYGDANAIVIDMASEVLPIVKHTPVLAGVCGTDPFRLMDKFLDEVEETGFAGVQNFPTVGLIDGTFRKNLEETGMGYGLEVEMIRLAHEKGLLTTPYVFDEESAQAMAEAGADVVVAHMGLTTKGSIGAETALTIEGAAERVQRIRDAAVAVRDDIIVLCHGGPIAEPEDAEYVLRNTSGVAGFFGASSMERLPTEIAMTANMKRFKSISR; from the coding sequence ATGACGGGACAAGAGGCGCTGGCGAAGTTGCGCAAGACGCTCGACGGCGGCGGCGTGATCATCGGAGCGGGAGCCGGTACCGGTATCTCGGCGAAGTGTGCCGAGGCCGGCGGGACGGATCTCATCATCATCTACAACTCCGGTCGGTATCGCATGGCGGGACGAGGCTCGCTCGCAGGGCTCATGCCCTACGGCGATGCGAATGCGATCGTGATCGACATGGCCAGCGAGGTGCTGCCGATCGTGAAGCACACACCGGTCCTGGCGGGGGTGTGTGGCACGGACCCGTTCCGGCTGATGGACAAGTTCCTCGACGAGGTGGAGGAGACGGGGTTCGCCGGTGTGCAGAACTTCCCGACGGTCGGCCTGATCGACGGGACGTTTCGCAAGAATCTCGAAGAGACCGGGATGGGCTACGGCCTCGAGGTCGAGATGATCCGTCTCGCCCACGAAAAGGGCCTGTTGACGACTCCGTACGTGTTCGACGAGGAGTCGGCCCAGGCGATGGCGGAGGCGGGGGCGGACGTCGTCGTGGCCCACATGGGGCTGACCACGAAGGGCTCGATAGGCGCCGAGACCGCCCTGACGATCGAGGGAGCGGCCGAACGTGTGCAACGCATACGTGATGCAGCGGTCGCGGTGAGAGACGACATTATCGTCTTGTGCCATGGAGGTCCCATCGCCGAGCCGGAGGATGCCGAGTACGTCCTTCGCAACACGAGCGGTGTCGCGGGGTTCTTCGGCGCATCCAGCATGGAGCGCCTGCCCACGGAGATCGCCATGACCGCAAACATGAAGAGGTTCAAGAGCATCAGTCGCTAG